The genome window TGATGAGAGTTTGAGTTTGGTTGATAAGACTGTTTGTGGGAAGGATAATCTTGTTGGGAATCAGAGTTTGTTTAGGAGTAATGTTGTTGAGTTGGTTAAGAATTTGAGTTTTCAAGGAATTAATAATGATGGTTTTTTTTGTTGGGGATGTGCATAGAGGGAGGGAATTTGAGTGTTTTTGGGTTAGCTCAGTGTTGGGAGTTTGTCGAGGgagaaaaatgaagctaaacaTATAAATCAACACTCAACAACATGTTAAGCGAAAAAATAAGGCTAAACAGCTTCTTTTTAACACACCAACAAGACAATAGGGAAGACGGTTGATTCACAATTATAAACAACAcctgatattttttttacaaatagtTTTGACAAAGTGCATAGTGCAACATCACAAGTTGTTTGTAGAACTACCAACAACTATTTAACATCACCAGTATTATAGTACAAAATGATCAAGCAAGGTAAATCACAGCAACATCCAGTTCCTCAATTGCAGGGTTTATCTAAGGGCAACTCTCACTATTATTTCTGCTGTGTCTTTAGTAAAATTTATCCTTCATGTCCCTAATGGTTGTCAAAAGAATAATACTTACAACATTTCCTTTTGGAGGAATCATATCAACAATCTGTTGATAAGTCAAAACATTCAGAAGAGCCACCGAAGCAAGAATTACAAACTGCTGTTGATTGCACTAATACCATATCTAATGGTTCCAGCATCTACTGAACCAAGCAAAATAGGGGAAACAACACCCTCGAGATGAGATTCGTCGGCCTCGCCTATCAATAGTGGCGGATCCAGCTCCGAAAGTATGGAAGgtcgtatataatattttttaacgaTGATTAATCGGAATGAAcacaggaaaaaaaattaatattcatataatataattctttacCGTTTCACAATATAAAAAGTCATGTCCACCTTGATTAAATTGGTGGataccaaaatgataacatagaaaataaatatatgatattcagattatgtaattttttaccgttcacaacattatgtaattatataaaattaagaataaaaatttaaaagggtCGACTGACCCCTATAGCCCCTATCAGGATCCGCGTCTGCCTATCAAGTCATTATTATGTCCAAAAAAAGCAATACTAAACGATTCTTTTGAACAAAGAAGAGAATGAACGGTTCCCCAATCGCAATACTCAACCAAGTCCACAATAGCACAAAAGTCTCTTAGCCATCTTTAACGGTCGTAAAAGGTTTTgcatcaaaaaaagaaaaattaacacTTACCTAAGCAAATTTGTATATGTTATACCATCACCATTGTGTATCAAACAAACATATGTAATATATCCATATCATCACTATTATGTATCAAACAAACATATGTAATATATCCATATCATCACTATTATGTATCAAACAAATTCGGTAAATTGAACATCTACGGTAATCATCTACAGGAGCAACTAAAACCTAGGCAACACAACTGATATACTTTAATAGAACAGATCGAAGATATGTATACTTACAATAAGTTGATTTAGCAATTTGTCCACAATAAGAAGTAATATGTGGCTTAAAATGAACTTATTCAGCAAAATACATACGCGTTAAACATTATATATACTTACATTAAGTTGATTCAGATTTTTATCCATGGAAACCAGTAATCCTCGGCTTGAAATCAACTTATCCTGCATATACGAACGTATTAGACATGAATTCGGATCGAATGTAAAGAAAACTAACGATCGTTGCTAAATCTAAccattgagagagaggagagagaggagagaggagagagatgtaTGTTTTCCATTGAGAGACTAGAAATGAATAGAGGCGGGAATGTTACAAGTGAATATTTGCAAATTGTATTTAAGTAGTGGTCACTCATCTTGCAAATTGTATTTAAGTAGTGGTCACTCATCTCTGAATTGGGAATGGTCCAATGAGGTTTAATCTGTGGAGttactttcttttttttctttttttctttttttgtcaggaGTATAGACTGTCTTAATTAATCGCAACttgttaatcaaaattaatttaatgatactttaatatataattactttttcatatttttattaatttaattgtatatatatgtgaggAGCCATCTTTTCTGTAGgttttgattattttgttaaacGTAATTAAGTGTATAATTAAATTAGAAATCTAGGAAGTTTACTAAATCGGATAGTAATCCTCCCTTAGGATTTCTTTTGCGGCATTTTCCGGGAATCAAGTCAATATTATTTAAACCGGACGTAAATTTCTAAAATGCTTTCCGACACAACTTATTTGGCATATTTAGAATGGATATTTATAAGTATGAAGTTTTTCCAAAATAGCTTCAAGATATATACAACGATAAGagataaacaaagattaagtttttgtgggtgaagctatgattttatgtgtgtgtatttgctTCATTTGTTAACaagtttcgaaattttcaaGAGAAAAAAAGGTGCTGCATGATagctaatttttttcttttttcaattttcaacgaatattatgataagtgatttaaatgaaatttttttgagttggatgacccaattgcaagtttccgatcagtgaccaaaacgccatttaaccttAAAATTCGACTTGGAGCTGCAAATTACACAAGTAGATCCAAGTGTGCATGAGTTGCAAACTTGCATGAACATATGTATACTCTATGAGaagtaaaataaaactaatcacttgattatttttttaaaataaattatattatcatagaaccataaatatttccattgaGCTGTACAACATATGTATACTCTATGAGAAAAACTAATTGTTTattgcataaaataaaatattttcattgagTTGTACAACATATGTATACTCTAGTTTTTATTATTCATGGGTATAAGAGAACTTATGTCTAGCGTGGTGTGGACATTAATAGATTTCTTGTCTGCTTATATTAATCAAGTACATTTGTAAcacatttaaaagaaaatgggGAGCTAAATCCTCAATGACTCTTATAGAATAACCATGTGTAAATAATTAATAGACAAAATTTTAATGACATCCATGATCTTTCATGATCCACTATTTAGTTCATTGATGTAATATATGGTATGATCTACTATTAGTTCATTGATGTAATATATGGTTTGAAGAaaggaaaaaatattatatattatagacttttaataataatattagacTTGTAGTAAGAGTACTGCCAGCTCTATCAAGACATTCATGCAAAATTGTATTGTTATTGTTCACAACTGATACAACTTTTTGCAGAACTATTACAACAGTGATTTTCCGCTATCAATCTCAACCTATGTATTCATAATCAAGACTTTGTTTTCACCTGTAAATACAACAGAGGAAGATTTGCAGAGTGTGGTGTGCCCAATGATGGATTTTTTTCTGCAGCTACATGAAGGCAAGTGCATTCCTAGGAGGTTCAGGCTTCGGGCGACCTCTGGGAGGAGTAGGCGGTCTTTGAATGTTAAGATGCTGCAGTGGTTGAAATAATTAAGAAGTAAATAGAGGAGTAACATCGCCCATAAATTCTAGTCATTAACTAAAGCtagatcaattttttaaaaaaatttacccGCATCCATGGATCTTCCATCATTGGCTGTGGAGATCCTTCTGATGAACATATAGCAGGTGGCAGAGGATGGATTAACTTTGGTACGATGACCAGATCTCTGCCCACTACGAGTATTGCTCCAGCATTTCTTGCAGTTCCtgaatttgtattatataaattaaaatgaatagtcTGCCAAAAACCAAAGATATATATTGAAACTTACCACAGTAGTTTGTTGCAGAAAAAACAGTAATCAATCGCCCCTGGGCAAAACGCTCAAATCCATCCATAACACATTCATGGGCTCTTAGAATAAGTTGTAAATTATTCCTCTTGCAGAATTCTATGACCAGATCAGGCTGCAAGAGATGACAATGTATTAGTGTTCGTGTTGGACTTCGGTCGTAAACTGAAATTTGAATCTCCAAGCAACTAGATAGGAAAATTCTTATACAGAATATACACgagagatgattatttttcTTACATACCTAACTTGTCAAcctaaaatgtatatacatgTATAGGGTCTTGTTACGGTGAGAACTGTGCTTATATTAAAACCGAATAACTGTTATTACTTTTTTTCGCAGGTACTATGTACTGTTCTGCATTTTGTTTCAAGTGCAGATTTTTGGTTTGTCAAACACCAAGAACCTCTAATTGTGGAAGTAGTAATCATTAAATTTAGGATTAAGAAAAATCTTGTATTCAGTCCACATTATTAACCAAaacataaaaatcaaatcaactTCATTCATATAAAAACTAAAAGGTAAAATACCCCGAATGAAACAAGGCCAGCCCCCCTGGCATTCGGTGTTAAGCCCTCTACACTGTCATTTTCAGTGGGATCTGACCTGAATAAAACATATAATGATGTAAGTAGCATGAAAACAAAACCTGAAGTATGTAGATGAAGTAATCATTACCATAGCAAATCCATTAAAACAGTAGATTGTTGATCAATAGTTAGAGGTCTCTCTAATTGCTCTATCTGCTCTACTGTACGTATAGAGCTCCCTATGCCTCCATGCATACAGATAATCTTCTTATCAATAAGGGCAGCAAGGGGAAGATAGTTAAAAAGTTGATTGAACCTCGTCCATGCCGAAGTACCATCAATTTCTCCCTACAGATCCAATCAACATTAGGACATCAGGTAATTTCCAAAAATAGCAAATAACAGTACAAGTCAAATCATACCATTCTCTCTATGCATTCAACACGAAAgccaaaaattttatttacatcTGGTGCTTCGTGATTCCCTCGTATCATATAAACATTATCAGGATACTGGATCTGAACATTATTAAAAAGAGCGCCATAATGAGATCACGCGACATGGGATTTTATACTCGAATCAAATATTATGACAAAGTAAGATGGAAATTATCTTTTGGATCACTccatttataaaaagataacatGCAAAACAAGAATAACTGATGTAGAAGTTTGCCTTTAGTGCAAGAAGAAGAGTGATGGTCTCCAGGCTGTGCTGTCCTCGATCAACATAATCCCCAAGAAAAAGATAATCGATGTAACTGTAACATAATAAAATTGTAGATTTGTAAATCAGGAAAGCATCAAATATAAAACTAATTCCGTTAAGTTTAGAAAAATGAGGtgcaaagaaaattttgaacGTTTCACAAGATTCACCCTAAACTTACGTTATATCTCCTGTTGTGGCAGGAAATCCATATTCATCAAATAGCCGCATCAAGTCACCAAATTGACCATGAAGATCACCGAACACTTTGATGGGAGCTTGCAACTGAAGAACTGTAGGCTCATTCATAAAGATCTGTTCAGCAGCAGAACAAAGCTcaccaatttcatatatatctaaaaaaaatctTCTATTAGCAGGAGGTTTCCAGTTTCTAGGCGTAAGCAATGAAGATATAATCTGCCAAGAAACATCCAAATATTAACTTTCCGAGGGCCTTTCCTGAGAAAATAGTAAACAGAACACTACGAACAACAGCAAATGGTGTTAAAACCTTCTTATGCAAGCCTCTAGATGATTCCTGCCTTGTAAAATTTCTTGTAGGTTGGGACAGGTCAGTATTCAATGGAGCCATCCGTCTACTCTCATTCTCTAATTGATCTAAGCCTAATTGTCTTACCATACCACCTAGGCTCCCTACAGCCTCTTTGGCAACAACCACCTGTAGAATCAAAAATACATAATCTTGCATCTTGTAGATGTAAGAATTCTGAACTATGGAAATAAAGAAGATACTTACAGCTCTCGTGTGGAGGCGAACACTTGCCTCTGTATCACTGCTGTCTGAACGTGTCTCTGCAGTTTTTATGTTGTTAACTGACCTGGATAGTTCGACAGAAGTGCCATATTCCAACTGCGTAGCTTTCCAGACAGCACTGCTAGCTCCGGCCTCTGCAGCAGAAAACTGGGCCGATTTCTTCATAAAATTTCGGTCCATGCTGGAGGATGTGAACATTATCAGGAAGCTGACTTGTTATATCACAAACTATGGAGAAAGTGACAACAAATGGAGACAGAACTTGACTTGAACTAATCATGACGCGaagtacaaaaaaaaaaagaatcgaaacatgataataataatttaaaaccttGAGCCGGCAGAAGAGGGGCTCCCAGATCTGCAACGGATACTAGATATAGAAGAGTATTTATTTATTGTAGGGCTTCTTCTAAACGAAGCCCTAGGTCTCTCAGATGATACCGCAGGAGAACTTATACTGGACTCCTCTGGTTCATTTCCTGAAAAAAGAAAATCACCGAACAACGTATCTGCAAATGGAAAGTAAGATTGCATGTTATTTTAGAGAGAGAACATATAAGAGTGTTCTTTCGATGAATTAAAAATGTGTTTCTACTAAGTCTTCTTTAGTGGAGAATGTAATAAACATGTATACCATGACTGTAGAAAAATATAGAGCAAATTGAAACTCTATTGTGCACATAAGTACATAAATCAAGTTTTACATCTAATTATTTAGAAAGTACCTGCTCTGAACCCgccataaatatatatatgatcaccAACAGATGCAGCTGCATGGCGACAACGATGCAACAGATTCAAAGAACCTGCTAGTTCCTTACGCTGCTTGCTGGTGCGTGAAGACGTCACCGGTCCTTTTGTATCCAGCCAGACACCAGCAGCAGTGTCCAATACTTCCGTAACATATCATTGACAAGAGAACGAGTCAGACTTCATCAAAACACAAGTATTACTTCAGTTGAGCTGAAActgatgtacctgcagaagctGCTTCATTATCAACTTCCCTTCCACCCTTGAAAGATCCCCCTGTTATATGCAACCTTGAACCCACGAATGCCTAACCAGCAACAGAAAATCAAGTTGGATACAAAAGACTCATGTATATATAACTAAGAAAAAGTTATGTGTCAAACCAATATAACAGGACTTAGCATTTGTCATGTATAATCTAAGTTTCTTTAGGAAcctaatttaataataatcatTACTTCCATTTATAAATTGCGATAAGTGGATTAAGGAATTGAACAAGGAATTTTGAATCAGAAACTAATGCTTACCGCAGCATGTTGGTACCTCGGCGAAGGGAAAACCCCTGGAGCAAGAGTCCATTCCCATTGGCCATTGGTATGCAATATCAGTCCATAAGCATCTGTCAATGGCTAAGGAAGCCCATATTATGCAAAAAAACATTCAGTACCAATAATATTGAGTAAATAAGTCGTCTTCTCATAATTTACATAAGCATACTTTTACATTAGATACTCTCTGATGTTATTTGATTATGTACTACTGTTAGGAGTACTTGATGACATCTGTTTTCCGTGCACTGgtacttaattttatttattttttcgtgTGTATTACTTAGAAACATACATAAAATACCATAACATACATAGAATGCCATaacaccaacaaacatataagGCACCAGCAAAGTGTCCATGAGCAAACATTGAAACAGACACAATAATAACAATGCAATAAATATTAaactattaaaaatcaatatttttaagcTCTGAAAGCACTATGGACCATACCGTGCCTGAGGTGTTTTTACCCCCGCAGATCAAAAGCATTCCATCCCAACGAGCACATCCTGCTGCATACCTACATCAAACATGATTAAACAGATAGAACAATAAAATGTTCAaaacttttcattagattaaacactaatatttttggattttgttTCTTCATAGTTACTACAACAAGAGGGGAGGGGGGATTTATTCTGGTTAAGAAAAAAAGAAATgtatcaatcatcaatcaacaTCATTATTGATCAGAGTTAGTGCAAGTGAACAAAAGAGATTTGATCATATGGAAACAGCTAGCAAAAAAAAACTTCCAGAATTATTTATTCAGCTCAAACTCATAATAAGATTATCACTCACATTCTAGCAGGTGGTTTATCGCCTTCCGGATTGATTTTATTCCATATATATGGTTTCTTGGCGGTATCCAAAGCCCAGGCATCTGAGCGTGCTCTTCTTCCTGAAGAAAAAATGTTCACATTTAGGCAGCTATCAAGCATAAAATTCATGTACAAACATATTATTTGTAACTTATGATGTGGATAGGGACTGTTTTGCAGCTAAACATTAAGCTCGGAGAGGAATTAATAACACATCATAGAGATAGAGATGTATAATTGTAATTAAAAGTGACTTATAATCTCAGTGACCATAGAACTCATTCAATTAGTATTGAGTAAACCTAGTAACATTATCTGAAAGCCGATAATTTAATTGAAAGCCATTCACAATTTCTTTCCCAAAAAAACATAAACCAAAAGCTACTAAATCCAACTCACCATCGTTCCCACTGACGCAAACAAGGTATCTTTGCGCAACCAAGGCCAGCACGTGGCCATATCGAGGCCCCGGACCCTCTCCTTGAATAACAAGTCTGCATGACAACATAAATCAACATAAAATTTGAAGAACCAGACACAAAATCCAAAATTAAAGAATCGAACACAAATTCAACAAGGGTACCTGCGCCACTTCAATTTGTCTTCACTCAAGTCAAGCACATAAAAATCATCATTCGACTGACCAGAAGCCCCAACTCCCCCCTGATAATGCAGCAGAAACAGACCAAACATTAGACCACAAAGTAAGATTCATTCATAGAACATAAAAGAGTATATTTCAGTGTGGTGGCTAAAGTTTTCAAAATGTTGGTCGAAAttctaaaataacaaaattgtgGCCAGACttctctttttttaaaaaaaaaagtggtcGCTGTCAATTTCTCTTAATAATACGTTGttaagaattaaaaattaaagaataaattTCAAGATgatgattaaaattttcacaTCACAAAATATTGGCTATCATCTTGAAATTATGTATCATCTTGAAATTACTCCTTAATTATTAATCTTTAACAGCATATCATTAACGGGAGTTGACGCGGCCTTTTTGATAAGCGGATCAAAAGTCCGCCAATATTTTGCTATCTTGAAAAATAAGTCAACATGTTATGAAAATCCGAAAATGTTAGTCACCATCTTGAAATTCACTCAAAATAAAAAtcgaaaacaaaacaaattgtgCCAATCAGTCTATGAAATTGTGAGTACCTGAAACACAACAATGGTACTGATAGCTGCGGCTGCATGTGCTGCCCGAGGAGAAGGCGGCTCACCAGAGGGCCTTAGCCTGAACCACCAAAGACCCAAGTAGAAATTTACACAGATATCCATTTTAATTCATTTCCACATAATATATGTATAGTTCAAATGACAACCACAACCAGGTGTTCTGCACATTTTACAATATCGTGTCCTGCAAAATTTGTTCATAACCGAAAATGTCCATAGAAATTATTGAAATTTGcagaaatatttgtattttcaaatttattttcaaaaatatggttgTAATAGTTGCAGATGAGTTGTATATATGAttgtacaatatttttaaattttattttataggttggttaatttttgaaaaaattctaaattattcTTATTGCTGAAGAATAAACAAAGTCCTTTTATACCTGGAAGAAAAAAACAAAGACCTTTTATATATACTCTTTGTCCTATTGtttgacaaattattttaattttttagaaaattttaatatttgaatatttatagaaaagaatttaaaaataaattataaaattatattttatatgtattttaaaatacatatcaactatataaaaaactataaaaattatgatgGACGGaggagtattatttttcaattttcttatataaataaaatgtctaaattttatttatcgagaaaagaaatataaaacaatacttgtttatatgtgtttttttacCCTTTACCTGTCAAATCTCAAAACGATTCTATTTGATGGACCAACCGTCAATTATTTTAGTGCGACATTACACATAAAATGCATATcagatcaaaaaaaaaaattcccattTAGTTTTGAAACAAAACGAGCAAAAATCAGGTATAAACCTGGTCCACTTATTCCCCTCAACATCGTACGAATACAGATCATTAGTCACATTAGTCAACCCTgtccaaacaaaaaaaatccatcaaccAACATTTCACcgaacataataaaaataaacgtgctcataaaataaatgttaaatattttttaactcaCGAATGCCCGAACCAACGCCTTCAATGGCCGTGGCACCCCCGAACAGAATGAGCCTGGGGCCATGATTCTCGGTCGCAGCCACAGCCGTGAGCGTGTGACCGCACCGTGGCCCCGGATAATCGTCCTCCGTGTCCCAAAAACTTTCGAGAGGGTGGTATTTCGGTGCAGGAGCTAGTTTGACCTTCCGTCCCATCAGATTgttgatataaataaataaataaattgaaagaAAATAGAATTATCAAAAATTTTTGAAATGGGTACGGAATGAGGCAATGGAAGTAGAGAGTGAAGCAGGgattttgatgttgaaaatGAGGGGGAGTGAACGTTTTATAGGGTGTGGGAGGATACGTGGTTGaaacaattataaataatataaaatgaaatgaaaagcaAATTCAATCCTCATTCATTAGATTAATTTCCTGGGGGAGTACAGTTGTAAGTCATCATGCTATTACAGTATATATTATgcaaatttgatttttagatgGTATTTTTAGTGGGTCCTAATGAAATGTTAGTTAAAACATTTATTGGTATATAAAATTCTAAATGGATTCGGTATATATTTTGGTCATGCATATTTTCAATTTAGTGGTGGTGATGAGTGTTATGATTCGAAAACTTGTTCCATGGAAGGAGAAGTAAGACCTTGTTAATTTATATCATCTTCgtaaataagtttttatttgTGAAAAGGAATAATAAGTTACTCCATCTTCtctctcaattgtttacatcgAGATAGAACAAGATCGGATACGTAttttaatactcttataaaatatattttgataattttttttgatttttttcttttaaataaaaatatgatccataaaattttcatacagaattttaacaaaaaaaagttGTGAAACTATACTCTATATAAACCTTAAAACGAGTGTCAAACAGTTGAAAAttctgtaaaaaaatgagagcgCCGGAAgcaatattattttagaatatacatattttgtgcaaaataaaaatattaaacaactccaaaacatttatttattttatcacaataaacatttatttaaaaaatatatatttctccaAAAATTAAGAATTGACAATCTTTAGGAATGACATCATAGTAAAAAAAAGTTTCGAAATTTTCATACTACATAATTTAAAGATTGATTTGTTGCGCAGGCAGAGGATATAAATTTGTAAGGAAGTATTCGTGATCTCTTCTCGTTGAAATGTGAATAAAAGATAATGATCCATtaatcggtttttctagtgtgtgggCATTAAGCACCAACTcttgtaaaaattatttaatttgattggtagaattattataaatataaaaaattcattaacaTTTAATATCAATCCACCAGTATTGTCACGAAAGTTGGTGACTATTGTGATAGAAAATCCGTTCATAAATTATGGTGTATCACTGTCATGGCCCACGTAATTTATTATGCTGTATTCTGTAAATATTTCAAACGGGCCGTAAGtaatttattattcttttttaatggttttgagtttttttttctcTTGTTGAATTTGTGCTTTGTAAAGCGCGTCATATTTGTCACGTAAGCAAAGTAATTGCTTACGGTCCGTCCTCCGGTTGCTTGACGTAAGTCAGTAGTACCAACggagaataaaaatatactagcctttaatgGGAAGCATAtgcgggtatataattcgtagtttattatttataatttaaattttaacatcattttattagtattttaatattaatagattgaattttaattaaattatattattcaactgactatattttctcccgattacttaaaaatgaacaaactcatatatatatatatatatatatatatatatatatatatatatatatatatattagaatttttgtacatttaatctgaatttagtacagatttaaaaataaaaaaatcagaaaattctaatcttttccgaacatagccgatcgtgtaataccttttaaagattcagtaatctaatcaatcaaatttcaacgtaattttgtaatcttggtttttttgacaagaaaaactttaatattagatttagaaagagttatata of Daucus carota subsp. sativus chromosome 3, DH1 v3.0, whole genome shotgun sequence contains these proteins:
- the LOC108213397 gene encoding serine/threonine-protein phosphatase BSL1; protein product: MGRKVKLAPAPKYHPLESFWDTEDDYPGPRCGHTLTAVAATENHGPRLILFGGATAIEGVGSGIRLTNVTNDLYSYDVEGNKWTRLRPSGEPPSPRAAHAAAAISTIVVFQGGVGASGQSNDDFYVLDLSEDKLKWRRLVIQGEGPGPRYGHVLALVAQRYLVCVSGNDGRRARSDAWALDTAKKPYIWNKINPEGDKPPARMYAAGCARWDGMLLICGGKNTSGTPLTDAYGLILHTNGQWEWTLAPGVFPSPRYQHAAAFVGSRLHITGGSFKGGREVDNEAASAVLDTAAGVWLDTKGPVTSSRTSKQRKELAGSLNLLHRCRHAAASVGDHIYIYGGFRAGNEPEESSISSPAVSSERPRASFRRSPTINKYSSISSIRCRSGSPSSAGSSMDRNFMKKSAQFSAAEAGASSAVWKATQLEYGTSVELSRSVNNIKTAETRSDSSDTEASVRLHTRAVVVAKEAVGSLGGMVRQLGLDQLENESRRMAPLNTDLSQPTRNFTRQESSRGLHKKIISSLLTPRNWKPPANRRFFLDIYEIGELCSAAEQIFMNEPTVLQLQAPIKVFGDLHGQFGDLMRLFDEYGFPATTGDITYIDYLFLGDYVDRGQHSLETITLLLALKIQYPDNVYMIRGNHEAPDVNKIFGFRVECIERMGEIDGTSAWTRFNQLFNYLPLAALIDKKIICMHGGIGSSIRTVEQIEQLERPLTIDQQSTVLMDLLWSDPTENDSVEGLTPNARGAGLVSFGPDLVIEFCKRNNLQLILRAHECVMDGFERFAQGRLITVFSATNYCGTARNAGAILVVGRDLVIVPKLIHPLPPAICSSEGSPQPMMEDPWMRHLNIQRPPTPPRGRPKPEPPRNALAFM